The following DNA comes from Anaerolineae bacterium.
CTGCGCGCGCCATTCTGACATTTGTCCAGGGTCTGCAAAAGGAGGATTTTCTGGAAGATTTCAAGACCCAGTCCGCCGTGCTCTATCAGTTGATTGTGATTGGCGAAGCGGTCAAACGACTATCCTTCGAGTTGCGTGAACAACACCCGGAGATACCGTGGGCGGCGATGGCTGGGATGCGCGATTACCTGATACACGGGTACGATATAGTGGATTGGGACGAGGTGTGGAGAACGGCGACCAGAGATGTACCTGACCTGTTGCACAAATTGGAT
Coding sequences within:
- a CDS encoding DUF86 domain-containing protein, which gives rise to MRRDEGTLLDMARAARAILTFVQGLQKEDFLEDFKTQSAVLYQLIVIGEAVKRLSFELREQHPEIPWAAMAGMRDYLIHGYDIVDWDEVWRTATRDVPDLLHKLDAFLPPGGWEQE